TCCAGCCCGCCCGGCTCAATCGCAACGCCCCCAGCGCCTCGCCCGTGAAGGCCAGGTGCAGCGCCGTCTCCCGCCCGAAAACGCACTCCAGATAGCGCCCCACCCGCTCCTGAAAGGGACGCGTGAACCGGTCCGCCAGGACCCCCCGTTCCTCGCCAAACAGCCGTTCGAGCAAACGGAACGCCTCCCCCTGCCGCGCCAGACCCGCCCGGCGTTCGCGCGCCGAACGGAGCCGCGCCTCCGCCAGACTCCATGCCCCCCTCGGATCCTCGCCCCCATCCTCCTGCAACTGGCCCCGAAGCCCGGCCATCCGCTCGCGCAGATCCGCGCGCTCCCGGAGGTTCCGTTCCTGCGCCTCCCTCAATCGCCGTCGTTGCTCCTCCTTCAATTCCGGCAGCCGCTCCGCCAGCTCGCTGCGAAGCGCCTCCAGCCCGCCGCGCACCGCCGTGACCCCCTGCTCCGCCCGATCAAGGGCAACGTCCACCGCCACGTCGTCGCCGTGCTGCTGACGCAGGTAATCCAGGTTGGCCCGCACGCCCTGCAACGCCGCGTCGAGTCCCTTGATCTCTTCCTCCGCCCTGATCCGCCGGGTCTCCGCCTCGCGACGGGCCTCCAGAGCCGCGTCCCGCATCTCCCGCGCGGATTGTTCCTCGTCCTCCAGCGACGTCACCCGCCGTCGTTCCCCGGCCGCATCCACGCCTTCCGCTGCCTCCCCCTCGGATCCGCCGCCAGTCCCCAGGGCGCCTTCCGGAAGCAGAGTCCCCAGGCGCAGGATCTCACCCTCCGCCAGCCGCACCCGCCCCTCCACCTCGCCCAGCCGCGCATCGAGGCCATCCGCGCCCGCCGCCTCGAGCTTCGCCAGCACCCTGCCCAATTCCGCCTCCACCGCCTCGCGTTCGGCAACCACCTCCGCGGCCCGGACGACGCCGGGGATCCCCATCGCATCCAGGCCCGCCTGCAGCGCCGCCCGCGTTTCCTCCACTGTCCGACGCGCCTCGGCCAGACCCTGCCCGCCCCCGGGCCGGATGCGCAGCCGCACACCCTGTCCCACCTGGATCTCCCCCTCGTCGGTGAAAACCCGCCGCTCCCCGGCCGCCAGGGGCCGACCCTCGGCCAGCACCGTTGCGTCCGCCTCGACCACCGCCACTTCAGCCGCCATCGCTTCCAACGCCGCCGTCGCCGTGGCCAGCGCCAGCTCCCGCTCCCGCAACGTCGCCAGCCGCTTCGCCTCGACCGGCGGCAGGGCGGCCAGCCGCGACTGAAGTTCCGTCGCCTTCAACCGCCACCCGACCGCCTGCTCCCGCGCCGCCCGCAACGTCTCCCGCTCGCTCAACGCGCCCTGCAGCGCCTCCCGCGCCCCCGCCAGATCCGCACGCTGCCGCGCCTTCCGCACCGCCTCCCCCGCAGCCGCCAGCCGCGCCTCCGCCCGCGTCAGTTCCGCACTCCGGGCCGCCAGCATCGTCTCGCATTCCCCGATCGACCCGCGCCGCGGGGCAAGCTCCGCCGTGCGCTTTTGGATCTCCTCCCCGAAGGTCCGCATCCGGTCGCGAACGGCTCGCACGGCGTCCCGCGCGGCTTCCGCCTCGCGCAGCAGCCCTTCCTGCACGGTTTGCCGCTGGCGCAAGGTCGCAATGCCCTCCAGGACCACGTCGTTCTCCCGGGTTTCCCCCTCCAGGCTCCGCGCCATCTCCTCGATCCCCGACAACCGGCGTTGCGCTTCTGCCAGGGACTCCGCCGTGCCTTCCAGCCGCTCCCACCGCGCCCGCGCCAGGACCGCCGCCTCCTCGCAGGAACTCACCTCCGCCTCCGCCCGGGCCAGTTCGGACCCGGCCCTTGCCCGTCCGTTCTGGGTGAAGATCCCCGCCACCGCCTCCGCAAATTGCCGGGCCACCCGGTCGTCCCGCTCCGACTGCATCAGCCCCGCGCCACCCATGTCCCGCAGCCGGCGCAGCAGCGCGATGTGGGAATGCCCCTCGATCGCGCTCGGATCATCACTCGCCGAACCCTGCCACACCCACAGATGTCCCCACTGAACCGCCGCCGCCTGTCCCTTCAATCCGGTCTCCACCCCGAGCAACTGCGCCAGGGCCTCCTCCGCCGCCTCACCCACCTTCGGTTCCCTTCCCTCTCTGGACAACGATACGACACCGCCGGGTCCGAAGCGCTTAGCCAGACGATACCGCTCGTTCCCCATCTGGAACTCGAGTTCGACTGCCGGAACCTCCGGCAGGACCGGCGACTGCATGTCCCGATGCGCCTGGGTGTTCCCCTTCGCCTTGAGGAACAGCGCCCGGTGCATGGCCTCGATCAGGGTGCTCTTCCCGCTCTCGTTCGGCCCCCCGATCAGCGTCCGCGCCGGGTCAAACGCCACCCGCAGTTCGCGGTGCATCCGGTAATTCCGCAAAGTCGCCGAAAGGAATCGCATGCTCTCCTGCCTCCGCCAGGTTCACCCCGCCGCGCACGCCCGGTGCAGTTCCCGCAACGCCTGCCGCGCCACCGCCGCCGTCTCCTCCGGGCCCCGGGCCAGTTCGGACAGCCGCGCCGCCACCCGGGCGATGACGGGATCCCCCTCCCGCCGGGTCAGCGCCTCCAATTCCTCAGGGCTCGGCGCCAGCACCACCTCGTTCTCGAGGCGCAGCCGGATCAGCCGGGCCCGCCACGACTCCATCAGCGCCTCCAGGGACGTCATCGCCTCGAAGCCGATCGACCCGCGCACCCGCAATCGAAGAACGTCCCGGTTCACCCGTTGTCCCACGCACCGCTCCACCTGCTCCCGAAGACCCGCCACGCCGGCGTCACCCGCGCAATCCCAGTCCAGCTCGTGCCACTCGATCCCGGCCGTCCTCAACACCCGCACCCACGGCGTCCCTCCGCGCCCCGCCTCGACCAGCAGCACATTCCCCGGATCATGGTCGCCCCCCTTCGTGAACCGGTCCGGCTCCGGCGTTCCCGCGTACCACGCCCAGTCCTCCACCCGCTTCGTTCCGTGCCAGTCCCCCAGCGCGACATAATCGAACCGGCCCGCCTCCAACCCCAACCGCCCCAGATCCAGCCGGTTCCGCGACCCGCCGTCCGCCTCCTCATCGTCGTGGAACCCGTCGAAGTCCTGAACGCTCCCGTGCGCCAGCACCACCCGCGGCCGCTGCGGATCCCGTCCGTCCTCCAACCCGGCCTCCCGCAGCCAGCCCGATGGATCCGCCGCCTCATGCCGCTGCAACAACGGACACGGAAACAGCACCGCATCCTCCCGTTCCAGCGCCTGCCGCGACAGCAGCACCGTGAGGTTCGGGGCCAGATCCGCGGCCTGCGCCCGGAAGAACTCCGTTCCCCACAGGCTCCCCTCCCCCCCGTGATCGTGGTTCCCCGGAATCGCGTACACCGGCAGCCCCAGACGCCCGATCGCATCGCACGCCTGCGCGATCACCGGCGGCATCGGCCGGGGCGAATCGAACACATCCCCCGCCACCACGATGAATGCCGCCCCTTCGTCCCGCGCCAGCCGCCCGATCCGTTCCAGCACCGAAAACCGTTCCTGCACCAGCAACGCCCGCTTCTGGGCATCCTCCACGCCGGCAAAGGGCTTCCCCAACTGCCAGTCCGCCGTGTGCAGGAATCGTGTCGTCGCCGCCATGCCGGTTGCCGACCCGACCCTACCCATTTCCCCTCCCCCCGCCCATCCCGATCCTCGCCCCCCTTCCGTGCATCCCGAAGTGGTGGGTAGAGGCGCGAACTTCGCGAAGCAGCGCCTCGGAGGGCCGGGTTCCACGAGGCCGCAACGGTGTGGAGCGTTGGATCGAGGACTCGCGGAGTTCGTCCCTCCGAGGCGCTGCCTCCTCACACACAGCTCCGGGTGCACCGCTCCCCCTTCACCCTCGCACAGGGCGGTAGAAAAAGTCCTGAGGGGTCTGGTCTGAGGTTTTGGACAGATCGCCTCAAGCCTGCCCCGATGGGTTCGATCCTGCTCCGACCACCCGTTCCGCACGGAATCTGCGAACGGCGATCACGAGGCCAAATAGTAGGTCAGGCATGTCATTGTTGACGTCACTCTCCGTATAGTCGGTCAGGCGTTTTATTGTTGACGTCGCCAAATCAATCACGCGACGAATTCCGAACTCTCGAACTCCGCACCGCATGCACGTCCGCCGCTCAGCTCCCGATTCGAAGATCCGAGAAGACCCCCCACCGGCGGAACGGGCAACCGTGGTTGGGTGTCCACGCTTTAGCGTGTCGGGGCCATGGGATTGGCGCCATCGAACGCAGGTCAGGCATACCTTTGTTGACGCTGAAACTGAATGTCGCGACGAATTCCGAACTCTCGAACTCCGCACCGCATGCACGTCCGCCGCTCAGCTCCCGATTCGAAGATCCGAGAAGCCCCCCACCGGCGGAACGGGCAACCGTGGTTGGGTGTCCACGCTTTAGCGTGTCGGGGCCATGGGATTGGCGCCATGGGGTGTGCCGGATCCGCCCTCCCCTTGCTCCTCCGCCCCTCCCTCGCCATCGGCGCGCCTCACTCGCAACCCGGGGCAACGCCCCCTCCCTGAAATGAAATGCCCCCGTTGCTTTTGTTTGGCCCTGCCCAGTGCAGGGCCGCGACGTCCTGCGC
Above is a genomic segment from Verrucomicrobiia bacterium containing:
- a CDS encoding AAA family ATPase; the encoded protein is MRFLSATLRNYRMHRELRVAFDPARTLIGGPNESGKSTLIEAMHRALFLKAKGNTQAHRDMQSPVLPEVPAVELEFQMGNERYRLAKRFGPGGVVSLSREGREPKVGEAAEEALAQLLGVETGLKGQAAAVQWGHLWVWQGSASDDPSAIEGHSHIALLRRLRDMGGAGLMQSERDDRVARQFAEAVAGIFTQNGRARAGSELARAEAEVSSCEEAAVLARARWERLEGTAESLAEAQRRLSGIEEMARSLEGETRENDVVLEGIATLRQRQTVQEGLLREAEAARDAVRAVRDRMRTFGEEIQKRTAELAPRRGSIGECETMLAARSAELTRAEARLAAAGEAVRKARQRADLAGAREALQGALSERETLRAAREQAVGWRLKATELQSRLAALPPVEAKRLATLRERELALATATAALEAMAAEVAVVEADATVLAEGRPLAAGERRVFTDEGEIQVGQGVRLRIRPGGGQGLAEARRTVEETRAALQAGLDAMGIPGVVRAAEVVAEREAVEAELGRVLAKLEAAGADGLDARLGEVEGRVRLAEGEILRLGTLLPEGALGTGGGSEGEAAEGVDAAGERRRVTSLEDEEQSAREMRDAALEARREAETRRIRAEEEIKGLDAALQGVRANLDYLRQQHGDDVAVDVALDRAEQGVTAVRGGLEALRSELAERLPELKEEQRRRLREAQERNLRERADLRERMAGLRGQLQEDGGEDPRGAWSLAEARLRSARERRAGLARQGEAFRLLERLFGEERGVLADRFTRPFQERVGRYLECVFGRETALHLAFTGEALGALRLSRAGWNAFAFDQLSGGAREQAGVAVRLAMAEVLASDFGGCLPVVLDDAFAYSDPERVRRLQDMLFRASEGGLQVIVVTCTPGDYAGFGGRTVMLGAG
- a CDS encoding DNA repair exonuclease — translated: MAATTRFLHTADWQLGKPFAGVEDAQKRALLVQERFSVLERIGRLARDEGAAFIVVAGDVFDSPRPMPPVIAQACDAIGRLGLPVYAIPGNHDHGGEGSLWGTEFFRAQAADLAPNLTVLLSRQALEREDAVLFPCPLLQRHEAADPSGWLREAGLEDGRDPQRPRVVLAHGSVQDFDGFHDDEEADGGSRNRLDLGRLGLEAGRFDYVALGDWHGTKRVEDWAWYAGTPEPDRFTKGGDHDPGNVLLVEAGRGGTPWVRVLRTAGIEWHELDWDCAGDAGVAGLREQVERCVGQRVNRDVLRLRVRGSIGFEAMTSLEALMESWRARLIRLRLENEVVLAPSPEELEALTRREGDPVIARVAARLSELARGPEETAAVARQALRELHRACAAG